In Candidatus Eisenbacteria bacterium, the genomic stretch CGGCGCGTGCGCGGTCGCCGCTCTTGTCGAAGTGCGTGCCGAGCTCGGCCGCCACCGGCGCCGCGTCGGCGGCGTACGCACGTTCGAGCCGCTCGCCCACGAGCTGGTGCAGCCGCCTCCGCCGCGACGGCGGAATGCGCGCCGAGAGGACGTCCTGGTAGAGCGCGTGCCGGAACCCGTAGCGCGCGCCGGTCGTGCCGTCGGGCCATTCGCACTCGCCGAGGAACCGCAGCAGGCGTCCCTGGCGCACGAGGACGTCGCAGAGGTCCTCGACCGATTCGGTGCTCCCCTGGCCGATCGCCGCGCCGACCGCGGGCGCGGCGAACTCGGCGCCGACCACGCTGCCGGCCTCGAGCGCCGCGAGCGTCGGCCCGTCGAGCATCTCGAGCTGGCGTTCGACCATCTCGCGCAGCGTGTCCGGGATGCCGAGGTCGTCGAACGTGGCGGCCCCGTCGATCTCCCAGCGCCCGGCGGCGCGGGTGAGCACACCCTCGGCGACGACCTGATCGGCGACCGCGGTCATGAAGAGCGGGTTGCCGTCCGAGCGATCGTGGACGAACGCGACCAGCGCGTCCCTCACGGCCTGCGGCCCGAAACGGGCGACGAGATAGTCGTGGACGGCGTCGCGCGGCAGGGCCGAGAGCGTCGCCTCGCAGCACAGCCGGCGGCGCACGAGCTCCTGCCGGACACCGCGCAGCGGGTGGTCCGAGACGATCGCGTCGACCTGCCGATACGTCGCGAGCACGAGCAGGCGGGCGGGCGCCCGCCCGTGCGCGAGGGCCGCCAGGGCGTCGAGCGTCGCGCGATCGCTCCAGTGCAGATCCTCGACCACCAGCACGAGCGGCGCCTCGAGGGCCGTCGCTTCGACCCAGCTCGCGAACTCGCGCAGCATCCGGTCGCCGGTCGATCCCACGAGGCGCTGGCGGAGCGCGGCGGCCTCGTCGGCGTCGACGAGGGAAGGTAGCTGCGCGAGCCAGGTCGGAGCGTGCGCGCGAAGCGACGCGATCACGCCCGCGCGTGCCCCGCCGATCGCCAGCGCCTGGACGGCCTCCAGCAGCGGGCGGTACGGCTCGCCCGCGCCGACCACCTCGCGACACTCGCCGCGCGCGACGACGACGTCGGGGTCCGCCGTGGCGAGGCGGGCGAGGAACGCGTCGACCAGTGTCGTCTTGCCGATGCCGGCGTCGCCCGCAAGGAAGCCGACGACGCGCTCGCGCCGACGCGCCGAGGACAGCCAGTCGAGGAGCGTCCCCAACTCCCGGTCACGGCCGACCACGATCGCGCCCGCCGGGCCTCCAGCGTCCGTGCCGCGTCGGGACGGGCCGGCGGCCCCCGACCCGCCGCCGATGAAGCGATAGCCCCG encodes the following:
- a CDS encoding AAA family ATPase → MIHFPPFRLDLVAGRLMRGDEPIALRPKTFATLRHLAERPGALVTKDDLLAAVWPDAAVTEDMPRFSIRELRRALGDDPAAPRFIETVHGRGYRFIGGGSGAAGPSRRGTDAGGPAGAIVVGRDRELGTLLDWLSSARRRERVVGFLAGDAGIGKTTLVDAFLARLATADPDVVVARGECREVVGAGEPYRPLLEAVQALAIGGARAGVIASLRAHAPTWLAQLPSLVDADEAAALRQRLVGSTGDRMLREFASWVEATALEAPLVLVVEDLHWSDRATLDALAALAHGRAPARLLVLATYRQVDAIVSDHPLRGVRQELVRRRLCCEATLSALPRDAVHDYLVARFGPQAVRDALVAFVHDRSDGNPLFMTAVADQVVAEGVLTRAAGRWEIDGAATFDDLGIPDTLREMVERQLEMLDGPTLAALEAGSVVGAEFAAPAVGAAIGQGSTESVEDLCDVLVRQGRLLRFLGECEWPDGTTGARYGFRHALYQDVLSARIPPSRRRRLHQLVGERLERAYAADAAPVAAELGTHFDKSGDRARAVEYLGQAADVAQKRFADREAIAYIERALALLETMPPSEDRTRRELMLRMVLAPSLGVVFGNASPELEASSARVRALLTEVGETTSHLFALFALFTFELMRGGLDAATEIAERALDLGARVAPVFASVGHLAAGISRCYRGEFERGRRHFEATLTEAPPAAWPITFDPPQIASFHLADRVLVYLGYPEQAVAHARRTLARAEEIGHPYTRAVAAGT